A window of Primulina huaijiensis isolate GDHJ02 chromosome 9, ASM1229523v2, whole genome shotgun sequence contains these coding sequences:
- the LOC140984415 gene encoding putative E3 ubiquitin-protein ligase LIN-1, protein MAPIPPQIPLKFSSDNHKLDFDSVRALVTIINQHINAILEDDESSKVLKLKCTSKLKIRAQEFFEFSEHSVLSNLYWGIESIEAAAGAKDKAWRLENSERMLQVPASLDENGVTLGMENSFLVCCAYFYLSVVEGIRKNEWQVAMHFLQALLVSPRLVYTEFAPGICQDLFPLFIRQKISKPFGSRRVSPVTFQELDDEMIHEMIRWISRIYKPWLMYYHIMSRGDFAHGSGGCDLSSADDQSQYTTVNKTRSIESQVSCEFRDGQTYQSKELIQVKKMHIQENVNNSENDNETSPENSCITEAVAISNMKCLKDMLAESHSNSPISMHSPNNSNEGEVFQEDCEEEQNSLSSLQTGVLNRDEEKIEVLNQYGSVSWNLSAPRSKSKKESVLSTLQASTHQMHTGLSEIKVTECFSRSFSTSFCDIDVSALSSRKMEPLDENLDSNEKLQTHQYIGSFALKNYQLSRTLHRKSYSRMKKSSSCRTDLPNCRYPLLDENIHIEQIGILEKIITKMCFTEELVNGGEDYIFEVNKIYKILSNKSELKYSILKDMILDQLLAAFSSSKEDRVVRTSLAILSTIAATNRTAIEEIKNKGLQLYDLATALKRNVHEAVVLIYLISPSPTEIKTLELLPFLVELVCTFSKSYKVELTSFLLTPPAASLMIIEILVSAFDYETNSMHLAAISSPRVLSGLLQVPRKDNTEETISLASILVRCMRFDGKCRKYVSEFSSVDPFVALLWSNQKRSTNAALEFFNELLRIPRSQGISLLEQIQKKGSINNMCALFLITQNSEPEHKLLAANLLLQLEVLEGTSTKNMYREEAVEALFESLSCEEMPATQALCSFILANLGGTYSWMGEPYTMAWMVKKTGLTLPQHRNLIKNYDFSDPCLQDVGVDAWCSKTAQRIVHIGSPVFQALEKGLKSKLKRVSRDCLTAIAWLGCELVKGPDELRNSACEIILHAVEQYVHPGLDLEERLLACLCIYNYTSGRGMNKIINLSEAVRESLRRLSNTTWMAEELLKVADYFQPNKWRISCVHSQILEAGDRSSGAVTALIYHKGQLCGGYADGSIKVWDIKGQTATLLHVIKEHKKAVTCFSLYEPGDCLLSGSADRTIKMWQMHQRNLECIEVIPTKDLVKCIDSWGELIFAITKSHKLKTIEASRKCNDVFKNKRVKCIRVTTHGKVYAGCTDSSIQEMMITNNRHQEIKAPSKSWIQSKPICSISVYKDWLYCSSLVVEGSKMKDWRRSIRPQISVVPDKGGSILAMEVVEDFIYLQCSKSMSSLQIWLRGTQHRVGRLSAGSKITSLLSANDMIICGTETGVIKGWIPL, encoded by the exons ATGGCTCCAATCCCTCCTCAAATCCCACTAAAATTTTCTTCCGACAATCATAAACTAGACTTCGATTCTGTGCGTGCACTGGTCACCATAATCAATCAGCACATAAATGCCATTCTTGAAGATGATGAATCCAGCAaagttttgaaactgaaatGTACTTCAAAGCTCAAGATTCGGGCTCAGGAATTCTTTGAGTTCTCGGAGCATTCCGTGCTGTCCAACCTCTACTGGGGTATTGAGAGCATTGAGGCAGCAGCTGGGGCGAAAGACAAGGCGTGGAGGCTTGAAAACTCCGAAAGAATGCTTCAAGTCCCCGCCTCACTGGATGAAAATGGAGTCACGTTAGGGATGGAGAACAGTTTTTTAGTGTGCTGCGCTTACTTTTACCTGTCTGTCGTCGAAGGGATTCGAAAGAATGAGTGGCAAGTTGCGATGCATTTTCTTCAAGCGCTCCTGGTTTCTCCAAGGCTTGTGTACACTGAATTCGCACCTGGGATATGCCAAGATTTGTTCCCTTTGTTCATCAGGCAGAAGATTTCGAAACCATTCGGGAGTCGACGTGTGAGTCCGGTGACGTTTCAAGAGCTTGATGATGAGATGATCCACGAAatgatacgatggatttcgaGGATTTATAAGCCATGGCTGATGTATTATCATATCATGTCTAGAGGAGATTTTGCTCACGGaagtggaggatgtgatttGAGCTCTGCAGACGATCAGTCACAGTATACCAC GGTTAATAAGACTAGAAGCATCGAGTCTCAGGTTTCATGTGAATTCAGGGATGGACAGACTTATCAGAGT AAAGAACTGATTCAGGTTAAGAAGATGCACATTCAAGAAAACGTCAATAACTCCGAAAATGATAACGAAACATCTCCAGAGAATAGCTGCATTACTGAGGCTGTAGCAATCTCCAATATGAAATGCCTCAAAGATATGCTAGCAGAATCCCACTCAAATTCCCCGATTTCCATGCATTCACCCAATAACTCTAACGAGGGCGAAGTTTTTCAGGAG GACTGTGAAGAAGAACAAAACTCTTTGAGTTCATTGCAAACAGGGGTACTTAATAGAGATGAGGAAAAAATAGAAGTTTTGAATCAGTATGGTTCAGTTTCATG GAACTTGTCAGCCCCTCGTTCCAAATCAAAGAAAGAAAGTGTATTATCTACTCTTCAAGCTTCAACGCATCAAATGCACACAGGATTGAGCGAAATAAAGGTCACCGAGTGCTTCTCTCGCAGTTTCTCCACCTCGTTCTGTGATATTGATGTGTCGGCATTAAGCAGCAGAAAAATGGAGCCATTAGATGAAAATTTAGATAGTAACGAGAAATTACAAACCCATCAGTATATCGGATCGTTTGCTTTGAAAAATTATCAGCTATCAAGAACACTTCACCGAAAAAGTTACTCAAGAATGAAGAAAAGCTCGAGCTGTAGGACAGATTTACCAAATTGTCGGTACCCATTACTGGATGAAAACATCCATATTGAACAAATAGGCATACTCGAGAAGATAATCACTAAGATGTGCTTCACTGAAGAACTAGTAAATGGCGGGGAAGACTATATATTTGAAGTGAACAAGATATACAAGATATTGAGCAATAAGTCAGAACTTAAATATTCGATCTTGAAGGACATGATATTGGATCAGTTACTAGCAGCCTTTTCAAGTTCTAAAGAGGACAGGGTTGTCAGAACTTCGTTGGCAATACTCTCAACTATTGCTGCAACAAATAGGACGGCAATCGAGGAGATCAAGAACAAAGGGTTGCAATTATATGATTTGGCAACTGCCCTTAAAAGAAATGTTCACGAAGCTGTTGTCCTGATCTATTTAATTAGTCCTTCTCCTACTGAAATTAAAACACTGGAACTTTTACCTTTTCTGGTGGAATTAGTGTGTACTTTTTCAAAGAGTTACAAGGTAGAATTAACGTCATTTCTCCTGACTCCTCCAGCTGCATCGTTGATGATCATTGAGATTTTAGTGTCTGCATTTGATTATGAAACAAATAGCATGCATTTGGCAGCAATAAGCTCGCCAAGAGTACTTTCTGGGCTCTTGCAAGTACCCAGAAAAGATAATACAGAAGAGACGATATCTTTGGCTTCCATTCTTGTTAGGTGTATGAGGTTTGATGGGAAATGCAGGAAGTATGTATCAGAGTTTTCTTCAGTGGATCCTTTTGTTGCTCTTTTGTGGAGTAACCAGAAACGTTCAACGAATGCCGCATTGGAATTTTTCAATGAACTGCTAAGAATTCCACG GTCACAAGGCATTAGTTTGTTGGAGCAGATACAAAAGAAAGGAAGCATCAATAATATGTGTGCTCTATTCCTAATCACACAAAACTCAGAACCTGAGCACAAACTTCTTGCAGCTAATCTATTACTTCAGTTAGAAGTTCTT GAAGGCACGTCTACGAAAAACATGTATAGGGAAGAGGCAGTAGAAGCCCTCTTCGAGTCACTTTCATGTGAAGAGATGCCTGCCACACAAGCTCTATGCTCTTTCATATTAGCAAATCTTGGTGGAACTTACTCTTGGATGGGGGAACCATATACGATGGCATGGATGGTGAAAAAGACCGGTTTAACCTTGCCACAACATCGGAATTTGATAAAAAACTATGATTTCTCCGATCCATGCTTACAG GATGTAGGAGTAGATGCCTGGTGCAGTAAAACCGCACAACGTATAGTGCATATTGGTTCTCCTGTTTTTCAGGCATTAGAAAAAGGACTAAAGAGCAAGTTAAAGCGAGTATCAAGAGACTGTCTCACCGCTATTGCTTGGCTTGGGTGTGAACTTGTCAAAGGTCCAGATGAACTGAGAAATTCTGCGTGTGAGATCATACTACACGCTGTTGAACAATATGTGCATCCTGGTTTAGATCTCGAAGAAAGACTCTTGGCTTGTCTATGCATTTATAATTATACTTCTGGCAGAG GAATGAATAAGATAATCAATCTTTCAGAAGCGGTACGAGAATCATTGAGACGTCTCTCAAATACTACATGGATGGCTGAAGAATTACTCAAAGTGGCCGATTATTTCCAGCCTAATAAATGG CGAATATCTTGTGTCCACAGCCAAATTCTAGAAGCGGGAGATAGAAGTAGTGGAGCTGTGACTGCTCTAATCTACCATAAGGGACAGCTGTGTGGTGGATATGCAGATGGTTCAATTAAG gttTGGGATATTAAAGGGCAGACAGCCACACTTCTGCATGTAATAAAGGAGCATAAAAAAGCTGTTACATGCTTTTCACTGTATGAACCTGGGGACTGCCTTCTTAGTGGATCAGCTGACAGAACGATCAAG ATGTGGCAAATGCACCAGAGGAATCTTGAATGCATTGAAGTTATACCAACAAAGGACTTGGTCAAATGTATCGATTCTTGGGGAGAACTGATATTTGCAATCACAAAAAGTCACAAGTTGAAG ACTATTGAAGCTTCGAGGAAATGCAATGACGTTTTCAAGAACAAACGCGTGAAATGCATCAGAGTGACGACACATGGAAAGGTTTATGCCGGCTGCACTGATTCAAGTATTCAGGAGATGATGATAACAAACAACCGACATCAAGAAATCAAAGCACCATCAAAAAGTTGGATTCAAAGCAAGCCCATATGTTCAATTTCAGTTTACAAAGACTGGTTATATTGCTCAAGTTTGGTTGTTGAAGGTTCAAAGATGAAG GACTGGAGAAGAAGCATCAGGCCTCAAATATCAGTAGTTCCAGATAAGGGAGGAAGCATTTTGGCTATGGAAGTAGTGGAAGATTTCATATACTTACAATGCAGCAAATCAATGAGCAGTCTTCAG ATATGGTTAAGAGGGACACAACACAGAGTTGGAAGGCTATCAGCTGGAAGCAAGATAACTAGCTTACTCTCAGCAAATGACATGATAATATGCGGCACTGAGACTGGAGTAATCAAG GGATGGATTCCTCTGTAG